The following are encoded together in the Triticum dicoccoides isolate Atlit2015 ecotype Zavitan chromosome 6B, WEW_v2.0, whole genome shotgun sequence genome:
- the LOC119324257 gene encoding cytosolic sulfotransferase 12-like: MYNNSRERHQPQLTQGSMAASGDDDMAELVISSLPLETRCLPSPLRQHGGFWFSEPFLQGMVAAHARFKARPSDILLVSFPKSGTTWLKALALATLHRTDHPPRGLDHPLRRHNPHDCVEFLEKAFSMSLAAEDSGGDVLAALPSPRLLATHMPYTHMPKSVTAEGTGCKIVYICRDPKDALVSMWQFTKKRLAFAVAALDDPPKPYTIDEMFELFCDGRCTCGPQWHHILGYWEASRRQPEKVLFLRYEEMLLDPVGNVRKLAEFMGCAF, from the coding sequence ATGTACAATAATTCCAGAGAGAGGCACCAACCGCAGCTAACACAGGGATCAATGGCCGCGTCGGGAGACGACGACATGGCCGAGCTCGTGATCTCCTCGCTCCCGCTCGAGACACGGTGTCTGCCGTCCCCGCTGAGGCAGCACGGCGGCTTCTGGTTCTCGGAGCCATTTCTCCAGGGCATGGTGGCCGCACACGCACGGTTCAAGGCAAGGCCATCTGACATCCTCCTTGTTAGCTTCCCCAAGTCCGGCACCACCTGGCTCAAGGCACTCGCCCTCGCCACGCTCCACCGCACCGACCACCCGCCGCGCGGCCTCGACCACCCGCTCCGCCGCCACAATCCCCACGACTGCGTCGAGTTTCTTGAGAAGGCCTTCTCCATGTCTTTGGCTGCGGAGGACAGCGGCGGTGACGTGCTCGCGGCGCTCCCTTCGCCGCGCCTGCTCGCCACCCACATGCCTTACACGCACATGCCGAAGAGCGTCACGGCGGAGGGCACCGGGTGTAAGATCGTGTACATCTGCCGCGACCCAAAAGACGCGCTCGTCTCCATGTGGCAATTCACCAAGAAGAGATTGGCATTCGCCGTGGCGGCTCTAGATGATCCACCGAAGCCATACACAATCGATGAGATGTTCGAGCTCTTCTGCGACGGCAGATGCACCTGCGGCCCGCAATGGCACCACATCCTCGGCTACTGGGAGGCGAGCCGGAGGCAGCCGGAGAAGGTGCTCTTCCTCCGGTACGAGGAGATGCTCCTGGACCCGGTGGGCAACGTGAGGAAGCTGGCAGAGTTCATGGGGTGCGCGTTCTAG